The sequence TGGAGACTGCACAAGCCAACCTTGAGGCCGCCACTGCGCTCGTTGAGGAAGCCAAGCTGAACCTGCAATACACCAAGGTGTATGCACCCACCGATGGCTTTATCACTAACTTTAACCTGCGTGAAGGCTCGCATGTCATCGCTAACAGCCCTGTTGTCGCCTTGATCGATGAAGACAGTTTCTGGATCGAGGGTTTCTTCAAAGAAACTGACTTGCAAGGTGTTGATCCTGGTGATGAAGCTCTCGTCACCCTGCTAATGCACGATGAAGTTGTGATTGAAGGAGAGATCAAAAGCATTGGTTACGGCATTTCGAAATCAGATGGCAGCACAGGCAACGCATTACTTCCGAATGTCAATCCGAACTTCCAGTGGATTCGCCTCGCTCAGCGTATCCCAATCAAAATCAAGCTAGATAACGTGCCTGAAGGCGTTCAACTACGCGTTGGCACAACAGCATCGGTTAAAATCATCAAAGAGTAAGGTGGAACATGTTTAGTCGGTCTACACAAGAAGCGATCAAAGTCGGACTTGCAATCAGTATTTCAATAGCACTAGCGATCTTTTTCCAATGGGAGAAACCCTATTGGGCGGGTATCACCGTTATTGTACTGGCACTCAATGAGACATTTGGGCATTCCATGCTCAAGGGACGCAACCGTATATTGGGTACACTTTTGGGTATTAGTGTAGGCATCACTTTAGTCAGCTTTTTCTCGCAAGACCGATTTCTGTTTCTCAGCCTACTAACGCTGTATTTAGGCACTTGCATGGTGCTCTATAACCACGTTTTCTATGGCTACGCGTTTAAAATCAGTGTTCCCGTCTGCTTTATCATCGCGAGCATTGGTGGGTTTGACAGTGTCACTACCTTTGATTTAGTGGTGCTTCGCATTCAAGAAACACTCTTAGGCGTGACGGTATTTTCATTTATCTACCGATTTGTCTGGCCACACAACACTGAAGAGGTGTTCTTTTCGCTTTTCGACCAACTGAAAGCAAAACTCATCAATATTGATGAACAAGGGTCAAGCATAAGCGTGCATAAATTGCGTTCAGAGCTTGAGGCGGCAAAACTGCAAGCTGAAAAATTGCACGAGATATTGCTGGTTCCTCTCACTCACAGTCATACCCTGCAGAACCAATATGAGCTTTGGTATAAACGGGTGATGGTGCTAGTGGTATTCATTGACTATCGTTTGCAGTGTCTCAATGCCAGTCATGATTGTGATACCCCAACATTAAACTTGAACAAAATCATAAGCTCAGAAGAGCTTCGAGATCTCAACGCATCCAGTGAACGCTATTTCTCGATTGTCGAATCACGCTTTCACTCTATCGAGCAACATGTGAAAGAGAACTATCGTCAACAGACATTGAGTAAGAACAACTTTATCCGAGCGTTAAAAGGGATGAGTATGTTCGTCACAGGATTGATGATATGGATCTATTTACCCGTACCTATTGGGCCGATGTTTCCTATGGTGATGGGTATCTTTTCCTGCATGCTGCCGTCTTTGCCTGATGAAATGATGAAACACGCATTCTATGGAGTGATCGTCTTTGGCTTTGTGTTTAGTG comes from Vibrio astriarenae and encodes:
- a CDS encoding FUSC family protein; the protein is MFSRSTQEAIKVGLAISISIALAIFFQWEKPYWAGITVIVLALNETFGHSMLKGRNRILGTLLGISVGITLVSFFSQDRFLFLSLLTLYLGTCMVLYNHVFYGYAFKISVPVCFIIASIGGFDSVTTFDLVVLRIQETLLGVTVFSFIYRFVWPHNTEEVFFSLFDQLKAKLINIDEQGSSISVHKLRSELEAAKLQAEKLHEILLVPLTHSHTLQNQYELWYKRVMVLVVFIDYRLQCLNASHDCDTPTLNLNKIISSEELRDLNASSERYFSIVESRFHSIEQHVKENYRQQTLSKNNFIRALKGMSMFVTGLMIWIYLPVPIGPMFPMVMGIFSCMLPSLPDEMMKHAFYGVIVFGFVFSAQYVLLMPTFTELWQLCGLYFINTFFLWKIFSSPKYGVYRVLGGNLMMIMTMGALHLTPVYSVDTSISMLVCVMLALLVARFFTDLYKPLLK
- a CDS encoding efflux RND transporter periplasmic adaptor subunit; translated protein: MFKRSIITSVLALIAIVVVFTQYETYTHNPWTRDGQVRAYVIEVTPRVTGQVTHIAISDNSRVEKGDLLFEIDSRMYKANVSKTVAAEKQARALVAKAKNEEQRSIRLEKRTPGSVPVLTLNNLANAVETAQANLEAATALVEEAKLNLQYTKVYAPTDGFITNFNLREGSHVIANSPVVALIDEDSFWIEGFFKETDLQGVDPGDEALVTLLMHDEVVIEGEIKSIGYGISKSDGSTGNALLPNVNPNFQWIRLAQRIPIKIKLDNVPEGVQLRVGTTASVKIIKE